The sequence below is a genomic window from Oscillospiraceae bacterium.
CAGCCCTACGAAGGCGCTGCCGTCCCCGGCCACGGGCCCCACCCACTCGAATTCCGGCGTGACGGGCACGCCGTCGGCGTTGAGAAAGCGGTTGCCAGTGGCAATATATCCGCCGGAGTAGGTTGCACCGTTCCCGGCGTATGCGCTGCGCGCCGTTCTGCCGTCTGCCCACACCCAGCCCTGGTCCATATCGTCGCCGCTGTTGTAGTGGAACAGCCCTCCGCCGCAGTCGGACAGCATATTGTATTGGCAGGGGACGACCGTCCGGCCGGAGCGGTCGATGACGCCCCACCTCCCGCCGTACTTTACCAGGGCGTATTCGCCTTGGAAAACCCCCACCATGTCCCACTGGGCGGGAATCACCCATTCGCCGGCGGCGTCCACGTACCCGTTACGTCCTTCCCGGTCGGTGCACAGGCTCAGTCCGCCGCTGTAGCTTGTCCAGGACGCGGGCCCATAGGCGGAGAGGGCGGCGACCTGGGTGCCCGTCTGATCCCACAGGATCCAGCTGTTATTTGGTTTTATTACCGCTTCCCGGGTTAGAATATGGCCGTCCGGAGTCAGTATGCAGTCGTAGAATTCCTGGAAAGGCAGCACCATGTGCCCGTCGGCGGCGTCCATAACGCCATTTAAGGTGTTTGGATAGTTCTTGGAGAGAAGAACCAGGCCGTTGTCGGCCCATGTAACCACGTCCACACCCAGCTCCATGGGCAGCAGGGAGCCGTCAATCCGCAGCAGGGCGGAACCCATGGGCAGACCGCCGGGCGGATAGGTGATGAGCAGCAGATTGGCGCCGCGCCGCTCGATGGTGTAATCGCGCTTTCCCGGATCCAGCTCGGTGAGGGTGTAGTCCCGGTAGGGCAGGGGGGCGGGGGTAAAGGTTAGCCTCAGCTCCGGCTGAAGCACGCGTGCCAGCATGGCGGCTCCCTCCGCCCGGCTCAGCCCCAGGCGCCCGCCAAACGTGCCGTATTGGTCCGTTCCTATGAGGATGCCGGCGTTGTACAGGGCCAGGACGGTTTTGTCCTGCGTGTCGGGCAGCTCGGTAATCTGGTTGATGGCCGTCAGCTCCCCGGCGGCCACCGTCAGGTAGCGGGCAAACGCCTCCCGGCTGACGGGGCCCGTGCTGAACACGCTCGTCTCGGGAAGGCGGCTGGCAAGCCCGTGGGACTCCGCGTAGTAAAAGGCGTCCCGGAACCATTTTCCCGGCGCGGCCTGCTGGTAAACGGCCTTCTTCAAAAAGTAATCGGCCCCGTTATTGCCCGTGGGGACAAAGTAAATCAAGGTTTCGCCGTACTTGACGACGGTTTTCGCCGTGCCGGTGTAGGTGCTCCCATCCAGGCGCACGGTGGCGCGCAGCTCGTAGGGTTCTCCGCTCAGCGCTTCACGCTCCGACGGATTCAGGCTGTGGGACAGATAGCTCTTGTAAGCGCTGAAACCCGTCCAATCCCACGTATCGCTGTCCCCATAGTCTGAAATCACGGTGCCGTCCTCGGTGGTGAGGGTAATTTTACCCCAGTCCTCCGGGGCGTGGGGCAGTACGCCGTCCCCGCCGTTCTGGATCTCGTGGAGCCGTGCCGCCAGGGCGAGGCATTCGACGCCAGTCAGGGGCTTTTCGGGGCTGAATTTCCCGCTCCCGGTGCCGGACATGAGCCCGGCGTCCACGCAGGCCTCCACGGCTTTGGCGTACCAGCTCCCCGCGGGCACGTCGGAGAACCCGCCCCCCGCCGCCAGGGCGGGGGAAAAGCAGATGCAAACAACCAGAAACAGGGAAATAATCCGTTTCATAGAAACCTCCCGCTCCGTCCTTGCGTGGGCTTAGCGCCCGCGGCAATCCGCTGCTGCCTACTTCTTCGGAATCAGGACTTCCTTGCCGCCCATATAGGGCTGGAGCACCTTGGGCACCTTTACGGTGCCGTCGGCCTGGAGGTTGTTCTCCAGCAGGGCGATGAGCATACGGGGGGGCGCGACGCAGGTGTTGTTGAGGGTGTGGGGCAGATAGGTCTTGCCGTCGGCCCCCTTGGCGCGGATTTTCAGGCGGCGGGACTGTGCGTCGCCCAGGTTGGAGCAGGAGCAGACCTCGAAATACTTCTGCTGGCGGGGGCTCCACGCCTCAATATCGCAGGACTTGACCTTCAAGTCGGCCAGATCGCCGGAGCAGCACTCCAGCTGGCGCACGGGGATGTCCATGTTGCGGAAGAGCTCCACGGAGAAGCGCCACATCTTCTCGTACCACTCCATGCTCTCCTCGGGCTTGCAGACCACGATCATCTCCTGCTTCTCGAACTGGTGGATGCGGTACACGCCCCGCTCCTCAATGCCGTGGGAGCCCTTCTCTTTGCGGAAGCAGGGGGAGTAGGAGGTCAGGGTCTGGGGGAGCTTGTCCTCGGTGAGAATCTGGTCGATGAAGCGGCCGATCATGGAGTGCTCGGAGGTGCCGATCAGGTAGAGGTCCTCGCCCTCGATCTTGTACATCATGGCCTCCATGTCGGCAAAGGACATGACGCCCTCCACCACGTTGCCGTGGATCATGAAGGGGGGGATGCAGTAGGTGAAGCCCTTGTCGATCATAAAGTCCCGGCCATAGGCCAACACGGCCTCGTGAAGCCGGGCGATGTCCCCCAGCAGATAGTAGAAGCCGGAGCCGGACACCCGCCCGGCGGCGTCCATGTCGATGCCGTCGAAGGACTCCATAATTTCGGTGTGGTAGGGGATCTCATACGCGGGCACCACGGCCTCGCCGAAGCGCTCCACCTCCACGTTGGCGCTGTCGTCGGGGCCCAGGGGCACGGAGGGGTCAATAATCTGGGGGATCACCAGCATGATCTGGCGGATCTCCCCGGCCAATTCGTCCTCCAGCTTCTCCAGCTGGGCCAGGCGCTCGGCCTGGGCCACCACCTTGGCCTTGGCGGCCTCGGCCTCCTCCAGCTTGGAGGGGTCCTTTTTGGCCTGGCCCATCAGCATACCCACCTGCTTGGACAGGGCGTTGCGCTCGGCGCGCAGGGCCTGGGCCTCGTTGATGGTCTGGCGGTTGCGGGCGTCCAGCTCCAGCACCTTGTCCACCAGGGGCAGCTTGGCCTCCTGGAACTTCTTTTTGATGTTCTCGCGTACGGCGTCGGGGTTCTCACGCAGGAATTTAATGTCTATCATCGTTTATCACCTCATAGAAATAATGGAATGGTTGTCACGCTGCGGGTTGGGCGCATGGCCGGGTTATTAAGCCGACATTACGCGAAAAAGGCCGTTGGGCCTTCCGTGAGGCGGCCCAACCTGTTTTTTCGTCTTCATGCCGTCTTAGCGCCCCTATGCGCCTACCCTCCGCGCTTCGCAGATGTTTCACGTGAAACAAGCAAATGTTTTATTTCAGAGCGTCCAGGATGGCCTGGTACTGCTCGGCGGGGGTGCGGCCCTCGGTGCCGTCGGTGGAAAGGGTGGGCAGGGAGGGGACAAGCCCGGTGGCTTCAAACTGCTCCACCATCTCGCGTGCGTCCCTGTAGGCGCCCCGGGAGAAGGCGCGCTGGATACGCCAGAGCCAGTCCATGGCCTGGGCCTGACGGCGCAGGGCGTCGTTCTCGGCGGAGAGCTGCCCGTTTTTTACGGTGGCGGCGGAGGCCTCGGTCTTGAGGGCGTTGTTCTGCTCCTCCATCTCCGTCACCTGCTGCTTAAGGGATTCGTTCTCTTTCAATAGGCTGTCCAGGGACTGGACGGCGGATACGGATTTATTCTCCAGGCCGGAGATGACCTCTTGATTGGCCCGCTGCTGCATGAAGTAGGACATGAGCAGCAGCAGGAAGGCGGCGGCGAAGAGGATTACCAGGTAGAAGAGCACCGAACTCTTCCTGCGGGGCGGACGCTCGTGCTCCGCCTCGTGCTGGAGCGCGGCGTGGTCGTGCTCTCTGGGGTCAAGGTGGCTGCTCAAAGACCGGCTCCTCCCTTCGGGGAGAGCTGTTCCAGGGCGGAGAGCAGGGTGTCCAGATCGCTCTGATCGTAGTATTCCAGCTCAATTTTACCCTTTTTCGCCCCCTGGACGATGGAAACCCGGCGGCCGAAGCGGGTGGACAGCTCCTTGGCGGCGGCCTCCCGGTAGATTTTCAGCGGGTCGGCGCCCGGCTCCCCCTGCTGGGGCTCCCTGGTGAGGCGCTTGGCCAGGGCCTCGGTCTGGCGGACGGAGAGCTCTTCGGCCACCACCTTCTGGGCCAGCCGCTTTTGCAGCTCCCCGCCGGGGACGGAGAGGATGGCCCGGGCGTGGCCGGCGGAGAGCTTGCCCTCCTCCAGCAGCAGGTGCACCGCGTCGGGCAGCGCCAGCAAGCGTAGGGCGTTGGCCACGGCGGGGCGGGACTTGCCCACCCGCTGGGAGACCTCCTCCTGGGTGAGGCCGTACTCCTCCATCAGGGTGCGGTAGCCGGAGGCCTCCTCAATGGGGTTCAGATCCTCCCGCTGGAGGTTTTCAATCAAGCCCAGCTCCATCACCGTGCGGTCGTCCGCCTCGATGATGACCGCCGGGACCTCTGAGAGCCCGGCCAGCTTGGCGGCCCGCCAGCGGCGCTCCCCGGCGATGATCTGGTAGTAGCCGGAGGAGAGGCGGCGGACGGTGAGGGGCTGGATGATGCCGTGTGTGCGGATGGAGTCGGCCAGGTCGGCGATGGAATCGTCGTCAAAGCGCTTGCGGGGCTGCTTGAGGCCGGGCTCCACCTGTGAGATGGGGAGGGAGAGGGAGCCCCCCTCCTGGCTCTGGAGGGCCGCGTCGCCCAGCAGGGCGCCCAGGCCCTTGCCCAGGCCGCGTTCCGATGGCATAGGATCAGTCCTTTCTATATAGGTGCGGCGGGGGCGGACCCCGGCCTACACGGGCGCTGTATTGTGTTCCATGACCTCCCTGGCCAGGGCCTCGTAGGCCTCCGCGCCCCGGGAGAGGGCGTCGTAGGCGGAGACCGGCT
It includes:
- the spo0J_1 gene encoding chromosome partitioning protein ParB, with translation MPSERGLGKGLGALLGDAALQSQEGGSLSLPISQVEPGLKQPRKRFDDDSIADLADSIRTHGIIQPLTVRRLSSGYYQIIAGERRWRAAKLAGLSEVPAVIIEADDRTVMELGLIENLQREDLNPIEEASGYRTLMEEYGLTQEEVSQRVGKSRPAVANALRLLALPDAVHLLLEEGKLSAGHARAILSVPGGELQKRLAQKVVAEELSVRQTEALAKRLTREPQQGEPGADPLKIYREAAAKELSTRFGRRVSIVQGAKKGKIELEYYDQSDLDTLLSALEQLSPKGGAGL
- the serS gene encoding serine--tRNA ligase, with translation MIDIKFLRENPDAVRENIKKKFQEAKLPLVDKVLELDARNRQTINEAQALRAERNALSKQVGMLMGQAKKDPSKLEEAEAAKAKVVAQAERLAQLEKLEDELAGEIRQIMLVIPQIIDPSVPLGPDDSANVEVERFGEAVVPAYEIPYHTEIMESFDGIDMDAAGRVSGSGFYYLLGDIARLHEAVLAYGRDFMIDKGFTYCIPPFMIHGNVVEGVMSFADMEAMMYKIEGEDLYLIGTSEHSMIGRFIDQILTEDKLPQTLTSYSPCFRKEKGSHGIEERGVYRIHQFEKQEMIVVCKPEESMEWYEKMWRFSVELFRNMDIPVRQLECCSGDLADLKVKSCDIEAWSPRQQKYFEVCSCSNLGDAQSRRLKIRAKGADGKTYLPHTLNNTCVAPPRMLIALLENNLQADGTVKVPKVLQPYMGGKEVLIPKK